In a genomic window of Halobiforma lacisalsi AJ5:
- a CDS encoding cupredoxin domain-containing protein: MQTAASAGAAMGVSGTAFGQDGEIRLGGETSGWVGRAPAEIEGETNPTLVLEPGAEYTLTWTNVDGVAHNFAIEDEAGNDLVGPTDLVSTEEESQTVEFVASEEMSEYYCEPHSQSMRGRIDVAGDETEAESGGTESLDARRLSVRDLDNSNYEMLYTYRKRRALEVLLSDPDVNEVVGNFLSGFEAYDALTERLDAISVQGSPAVEIEGGIDEGAFDVTVRDRQVAYGLVDRERDELVGATVTEPHDVSWTAWEADELGEARLRTALEDSRVRDQIEGNDWYPLFKVAEEITSARGIEHAGVSPIVLFVVGDDGLTAVAAYLDVRDDEAGEVVDVVRMDRFVEYPPNELADRVATADRSVVGELPDVPFEQRPWYTANDGFHRIEEPEDSFDRAGWNIDWEPPGVHGIEVTASYRGRPVFETLDTPVTYTGYMLPPRGDENTREWFFPDDEPVFNGDLLFWDIHSVDFGGPGPIGVIEYPEEPGRPAGFRFRSHYHTGAHGRSSQDFHSGHRFGPYNYDISYDFYDDGVFMPVWRRQGPGFVTEYVGEDDDSVVQHYISCIAMDVTPGTTEGVDVQVFDGDEWVRPDGEFYVEGEPGMIARFTNPNGSETIDVPLDHDKELVVVRRKEGEIGVEQRIDDMDVESSFYHPAQYVDGDPIQGERVIAWLLMEAATDQLPHPAGTTSFVTFGEVTLSGYET; this comes from the coding sequence ATGCAGACGGCAGCCAGTGCGGGAGCCGCGATGGGTGTAAGCGGGACAGCGTTCGGGCAGGACGGCGAGATTCGCCTCGGCGGGGAAACGAGCGGCTGGGTCGGGCGAGCGCCGGCCGAGATCGAGGGCGAAACGAACCCGACGCTCGTGCTCGAGCCGGGTGCGGAGTACACCCTCACGTGGACGAACGTCGACGGCGTCGCGCACAATTTCGCCATCGAGGACGAGGCCGGCAACGACCTCGTCGGTCCGACCGACCTCGTCTCGACTGAAGAGGAGAGTCAGACGGTCGAGTTCGTCGCGAGCGAGGAGATGAGCGAGTACTACTGCGAGCCACACAGCCAATCGATGCGGGGACGGATCGATGTGGCCGGCGACGAGACCGAGGCGGAAAGCGGCGGAACGGAGTCGCTCGACGCTCGGCGGCTGTCGGTACGGGACCTCGACAACTCGAACTACGAGATGCTGTACACCTACCGTAAGCGACGGGCGCTCGAGGTCCTGCTGTCCGACCCGGACGTAAACGAGGTCGTCGGGAACTTCCTGTCGGGGTTCGAAGCCTACGACGCGCTCACGGAACGGCTCGACGCGATCAGCGTGCAGGGGAGCCCGGCCGTCGAGATCGAGGGCGGAATCGATGAAGGGGCGTTCGACGTCACCGTCCGCGATCGGCAGGTCGCCTACGGGCTCGTCGATCGGGAACGGGACGAACTCGTCGGGGCGACGGTGACCGAACCGCACGACGTCTCCTGGACGGCCTGGGAGGCCGACGAGCTCGGCGAAGCGCGCCTGCGGACGGCGCTCGAGGATTCGCGGGTCCGCGACCAGATCGAGGGCAACGACTGGTATCCGCTGTTCAAGGTCGCCGAAGAGATCACGTCCGCACGCGGGATCGAACACGCGGGGGTCAGCCCCATCGTCCTGTTCGTCGTCGGGGACGACGGACTCACAGCAGTTGCGGCCTACCTCGACGTTCGCGACGACGAGGCCGGCGAAGTGGTCGACGTCGTCCGGATGGATCGGTTCGTCGAGTACCCGCCGAACGAACTGGCCGACCGCGTCGCCACGGCGGATCGATCGGTCGTCGGGGAGCTCCCCGACGTTCCGTTCGAGCAGCGGCCGTGGTACACTGCAAACGACGGTTTCCACCGGATCGAGGAACCCGAAGACTCGTTCGACCGAGCGGGGTGGAACATCGACTGGGAACCGCCCGGGGTTCACGGGATCGAAGTGACGGCCTCCTACCGCGGTCGGCCGGTGTTCGAGACCCTGGATACCCCGGTGACCTACACCGGGTACATGCTTCCGCCGCGGGGGGACGAAAACACGCGCGAGTGGTTCTTCCCGGACGACGAACCCGTCTTCAACGGCGATCTGCTGTTCTGGGACATCCACAGCGTCGACTTCGGCGGCCCAGGCCCGATCGGCGTCATCGAGTACCCCGAGGAGCCGGGTCGCCCCGCCGGCTTCCGGTTCCGGTCGCACTATCACACGGGCGCGCACGGGCGCTCGAGTCAGGACTTCCACTCCGGTCACCGCTTCGGCCCCTACAACTACGACATCTCCTACGACTTCTACGACGACGGCGTCTTCATGCCGGTCTGGCGTCGACAGGGACCCGGCTTCGTCACCGAATACGTCGGGGAGGACGACGACAGCGTCGTCCAGCACTACATCTCCTGTATCGCGATGGACGTAACGCCGGGGACGACGGAGGGAGTCGACGTCCAGGTCTTCGACGGCGACGAGTGGGTCAGACCGGACGGGGAGTTCTACGTCGAGGGCGAACCCGGCATGATCGCGCGATTCACGAACCCGAACGGCTCGGAGACGATCGACGTTCCCCTCGATCACGACAAGGAACTCGTCGTGGTCAGGCGCAAGGAAGGCGAAATCGGCGTCGAACAGCGTATCGACGACATGGACGTCGAATCGTCGTTCTACCACCCGGCACAGTACGTCGACGGCGACCCGATCCAGGGCGAACGCGTGATCGCGTGGCTGCTGATGGAAGCCGCGACCGACCAGTTGCCCCATCCGGCGGGCACCACGTCGTTCGTCACCTTCGGCGAGGTGACCCTGTCCGGGTACGAGACGTGA
- a CDS encoding HalOD1 output domain-containing protein yields MQTETPLPDDADDLQYDQRNDRYVFHHDTDGPATITTTIVHALTSITETDVSQGEFSLYDSIDPDALDRLFRPKADGTERTSGHVAFTALDHEVYVYANGDVIIYPPSN; encoded by the coding sequence ATGCAGACTGAAACCCCACTCCCCGATGACGCGGACGACCTGCAGTACGACCAGCGCAACGACAGGTACGTCTTCCACCACGACACCGACGGCCCCGCGACGATCACGACGACGATCGTCCACGCCCTGACGTCGATCACCGAGACCGACGTCTCCCAGGGTGAGTTTTCCCTCTACGACAGCATCGATCCCGACGCGCTCGACCGCCTGTTCCGACCCAAGGCCGACGGCACCGAGCGTACGAGCGGCCACGTCGCGTTCACGGCGCTCGATCACGAGGTCTACGTCTACGCGAACGGCGACGTGATTATCTATCCGCCATCGAACTGA
- a CDS encoding MTH1187 family thiamine-binding protein: protein MTVIALLSVAPVIEESMADDVADAVAALEGYDVEYETNPMGTVIEADDVGELFAAAQAAHEAVDADRVSTVLKIDDKRDRGTTASEKVDAVEEALGRPPTNRDGEGS from the coding sequence ATGACCGTCATCGCACTGTTGAGCGTCGCCCCGGTGATCGAGGAGAGCATGGCCGACGACGTCGCGGACGCCGTCGCGGCCCTCGAGGGATACGACGTCGAGTACGAGACGAACCCGATGGGGACGGTGATCGAGGCCGACGACGTCGGGGAACTGTTCGCGGCGGCCCAGGCGGCCCACGAGGCGGTCGACGCCGACCGGGTCAGTACCGTGTTGAAGATCGACGACAAGCGCGACCGCGGGACTACCGCGTCCGAGAAGGTCGACGCGGTCGAGGAGGCGCTCGGCCGGCCGCCGACGAACAGGGACGGGGAGGGCAGCTAG
- a CDS encoding heavy-metal-associated domain-containing protein, protein MERTTIDVSGMSCSGCEENVVDALEALSGVSSATADHEAGEVRVEHDGDAVDEATIGNTIEDAGYEPAV, encoded by the coding sequence ATGGAACGTACCACCATCGACGTCAGCGGAATGTCCTGTAGCGGCTGCGAGGAGAACGTCGTCGACGCGCTCGAGGCGCTGTCGGGGGTCTCCTCCGCGACGGCCGACCACGAAGCCGGCGAGGTACGGGTCGAACACGACGGCGACGCGGTCGACGAGGCGACGATCGGCAACACGATCGAGGACGCGGGGTACGAGCCCGCAGTTTGA
- the mch gene encoding methenyltetrahydromethanopterin cyclohydrolase, producing the protein MESLNRMAIELVDEALEYAEELNVGGYDLENEATVLDFGIEFDGGVEAGLLLTEIQTAGMATPSHELDELGGAPIPYVELTTDQPALSLLCSQKAGWELTTEDFEGLGSGPARALVAEEDEFRRIGYTDAFDLTALAVETDELPTESAAAQVADLAEVEESSVFLLAYPTASTVGSITNAARAAELATFRLSELGYDPLDIVSATGRAPVAPVADDEATAIARTNDAIAYGGVAHLTVREDADVFDSIPSTAAEDHGRPFEEVFDDLEWEFDEVPSDLFAPAKVTVDVIGGPTYVYGETSEDVLVESFGL; encoded by the coding sequence ATGGAGAGTCTGAACCGGATGGCGATCGAACTCGTCGACGAGGCCCTCGAGTACGCCGAGGAGCTGAACGTCGGCGGCTACGACCTCGAGAACGAAGCGACCGTACTGGACTTCGGGATCGAGTTCGACGGCGGCGTCGAGGCCGGACTGCTGTTGACCGAGATCCAGACGGCCGGGATGGCGACGCCGAGCCACGAACTCGACGAACTCGGTGGCGCGCCGATCCCGTACGTGGAACTGACGACCGACCAGCCAGCCCTCTCGCTGCTGTGTTCCCAGAAGGCCGGCTGGGAGCTGACCACCGAGGACTTCGAGGGGCTGGGCAGCGGCCCCGCGCGAGCGCTGGTCGCCGAGGAGGACGAGTTCCGCCGGATCGGCTACACCGACGCGTTCGACCTGACGGCGCTGGCCGTCGAAACCGACGAGTTGCCGACCGAATCGGCCGCCGCGCAGGTCGCGGACCTCGCGGAGGTCGAGGAAAGCAGCGTCTTCCTGCTCGCCTATCCGACCGCCAGCACCGTCGGGAGCATCACCAACGCCGCTCGGGCGGCCGAACTCGCGACCTTCCGGCTGTCCGAACTCGGATACGACCCGCTAGATATCGTCTCCGCGACCGGCCGCGCGCCCGTCGCGCCCGTGGCCGACGACGAGGCGACGGCCATCGCGCGCACGAACGACGCGATCGCCTACGGCGGGGTCGCCCACCTCACCGTCCGGGAGGACGCCGACGTCTTCGACTCGATCCCGTCGACGGCAGCCGAGGACCACGGCCGCCCGTTCGAGGAGGTCTTCGACGACCTCGAGTGGGAGTTCGACGAGGTTCCCTCCGACCTGTTCGCCCCCGCGAAGGTGACGGTCGACGTGATCGGCGGCCCGACCTACGTCTACGGCGAGACGAGCGAGGACGTGCTGGTGGAGTCGTTCGGTCTGTAG
- a CDS encoding HD domain-containing protein translates to MVEFDRGDAVDGELSSLLEFLELKDERRTGWVLRGVEEPESVAAHTWGTATLCLLYADHEAVDDDVDRSRAVEMALVHDLAEARTGDVPTRAEQGRERISDTEKERAEREAMTAMLAPFGLELEDDGANPASENAGTDLFHLWEEYERRETPTARFVKEMDLIENCLQALTYEREGRYDADEDNEHFDEYDDLDEFFATAAPRLQTTFGERLFERIRSAYEGEIGRECRL, encoded by the coding sequence ATGGTCGAGTTCGATCGAGGCGACGCGGTCGACGGCGAGTTGTCGTCCCTGCTCGAGTTCCTGGAGCTCAAAGACGAGCGCCGCACCGGCTGGGTGCTCCGGGGCGTCGAGGAGCCGGAGTCGGTGGCGGCCCACACCTGGGGGACGGCGACGCTCTGTCTGCTGTACGCCGACCACGAGGCGGTCGACGACGACGTAGACCGCAGCCGAGCGGTAGAGATGGCACTGGTTCACGACCTCGCGGAGGCGCGCACCGGCGATGTTCCGACTCGCGCCGAGCAGGGGCGGGAACGGATCTCCGACACCGAGAAGGAACGGGCGGAACGGGAGGCGATGACCGCAATGCTCGCCCCGTTCGGACTCGAACTCGAGGACGATGGGGCCAACCCCGCGAGCGAAAACGCGGGGACGGACCTCTTTCACCTCTGGGAGGAGTACGAGCGGCGGGAGACGCCGACCGCCCGGTTCGTCAAGGAAATGGACCTCATCGAGAACTGTCTGCAGGCGCTCACGTACGAACGCGAGGGGCGTTACGACGCCGACGAGGACAACGAGCACTTCGACGAGTACGACGACCTGGACGAGTTCTTCGCGACGGCGGCGCCGCGATTGCAGACGACGTTCGGCGAGCGGCTGTTCGAGCGGATCAGGTCGGCCTACGAAGGGGAGATCGGGCGCGAGTGTCGGCTATAA
- a CDS encoding GTPBP1 family GTP-binding protein, with protein MSRDRALLERALERGEQDGGSVEFKERLSRDVHLEGGRRESLAAQLRHRLLSGDGEATYVVGVTDDGGLAGVDPDTFSETMDVLSLLAEEADAHIDDVQTWGIEDGLVGVALIQEGGVLETDDEHVVIGTAGHVDHGKSTLVGSLVTGKPDDGDGATRAYLDVQPHEVERGLSADLSYAVYGFDDDGPVRVRNPNRKSDRAAVVEEADRLVSFVDTVGHEPWLRTTIRGLVGQKLDYGLLVVAADDGPTRTTREHLGVLLATDLPTIVAITKTDAVSDERVEEVEREVESLLRDVEKSPLRVSRHGVDAAVEEISERVVPIVETSAITMDGLETLDELFDRLPKTAHDDGEFRMYVDRSYSVTGVGAVASGTVMSGEVEAGDELLIGPMSDGRFHEVEVRSIEMHYHRVDEAQAGRIVGIALKGIKESAIERGMVLLPREADPDPVREFEAEVMVLNHPTRIGDGYEPVVHLETIGEAAAFYPENGRLLPGDTGETTVRFKFRPYLVEEGQKFVFREGRSKGVGTVTDVHPME; from the coding sequence ATGAGCCGTGACCGGGCCCTCCTCGAGCGGGCCCTGGAACGTGGCGAACAGGACGGTGGCAGCGTCGAATTCAAGGAACGACTCTCACGGGACGTCCACCTCGAGGGTGGACGACGGGAAAGTCTGGCGGCGCAGTTGCGACACCGACTGCTCTCCGGCGACGGCGAGGCGACCTACGTCGTCGGCGTCACCGACGACGGCGGCCTGGCCGGGGTCGATCCGGATACCTTCTCGGAGACGATGGACGTCCTCTCCTTGCTCGCCGAGGAGGCCGACGCCCACATCGACGACGTCCAGACGTGGGGAATCGAGGACGGACTGGTCGGGGTCGCACTGATCCAGGAAGGCGGCGTCCTCGAGACCGACGACGAACACGTCGTGATCGGCACCGCAGGCCACGTCGACCACGGGAAGAGCACGCTCGTCGGCTCGCTCGTAACGGGGAAGCCGGACGACGGCGACGGCGCGACGCGAGCGTACCTCGACGTCCAGCCCCACGAGGTCGAACGCGGACTGTCGGCCGACCTCTCGTACGCGGTCTACGGCTTCGACGACGACGGGCCAGTCCGGGTCCGCAACCCCAACCGCAAGTCCGATCGTGCGGCAGTCGTCGAGGAGGCCGACCGCCTGGTCTCGTTCGTCGACACCGTCGGCCACGAGCCCTGGCTCCGGACGACGATCCGCGGGCTCGTCGGGCAGAAACTCGACTACGGGCTGTTGGTCGTCGCCGCCGACGACGGTCCTACGCGGACCACGCGGGAACACCTCGGCGTCCTGCTCGCGACCGACCTCCCGACCATCGTCGCGATCACCAAGACCGACGCCGTCTCCGACGAGCGCGTCGAGGAGGTCGAACGCGAGGTCGAGAGCCTGCTTCGGGACGTCGAGAAGTCGCCCCTGCGGGTCTCGCGCCACGGCGTCGACGCCGCCGTCGAGGAAATCAGCGAGCGCGTCGTCCCCATCGTCGAGACCAGCGCGATCACGATGGACGGCCTCGAGACGCTCGACGAACTGTTCGATCGGCTGCCCAAGACCGCCCACGACGACGGCGAGTTCCGGATGTACGTCGACCGCAGCTACTCCGTCACGGGGGTCGGTGCGGTCGCCTCGGGGACGGTGATGTCCGGCGAGGTCGAGGCCGGCGACGAACTACTGATCGGGCCGATGTCCGACGGCCGGTTCCATGAAGTCGAGGTGCGCTCCATCGAGATGCACTACCACCGCGTCGATGAGGCCCAGGCGGGCCGCATCGTCGGCATCGCGCTGAAAGGGATCAAGGAGAGCGCCATCGAGCGGGGGATGGTCCTGCTCCCGCGCGAGGCCGACCCCGACCCCGTCCGCGAGTTCGAGGCCGAGGTGATGGTGCTCAACCACCCGACCCGGATCGGGGACGGCTACGAACCGGTCGTCCACCTCGAGACGATCGGCGAAGCGGCGGCCTTCTACCCGGAGAACGGCCGCCTGCTCCCCGGCGACACCGGCGAGACCACCGTCCGGTTCAAGTTCCGTCCGTATCTCGTCGAGGAGGGACAGAAGTTCGTCTTCCGGGAGGGTCGGAGCAAGGGCGTCGGAACGGTGACCGACGTCCACCCGATGGAGTGA
- the pyrF gene encoding orotidine-5'-phosphate decarboxylase — translation MNFFDRLHDRIRTVDSVVSVGLDPDLDRIPDHLHEYDLPRWAFNRRIIDATHEHAAVFKPNAAFYEDPDGWAALEETVAYAHGKGVPVLLDAKRADIGNTTRQYARILETVDAITVNPYMGRDSLQPFLADEEAGVFVLCRTSNPGGEDLQDLELETGEPVYERVAALADLWNENDNVGLVVGATKPEELEELREQVPDLPFLVPGIGAQGGDAEAAVEYGLAGGVGLVNSSRGIIFAGEDRGEEFAKASERAAKRLKKRLNRHR, via the coding sequence ATGAACTTCTTCGATCGCCTCCACGACCGGATCCGGACGGTCGACAGCGTCGTCAGCGTCGGCCTCGACCCCGACCTCGACCGGATTCCGGACCACCTCCACGAGTACGACCTGCCCCGCTGGGCGTTCAACCGACGGATCATCGACGCCACCCACGAACACGCCGCCGTCTTCAAGCCAAACGCCGCGTTCTACGAGGATCCGGACGGCTGGGCCGCCCTGGAGGAGACCGTCGCGTACGCACACGGGAAAGGTGTCCCAGTCCTGCTCGACGCCAAACGCGCCGACATCGGGAACACGACCCGCCAGTACGCACGGATCCTCGAGACGGTCGACGCGATCACGGTCAATCCCTACATGGGCCGGGACTCGCTGCAGCCGTTCCTGGCCGACGAGGAGGCCGGCGTCTTCGTCCTCTGTCGGACCTCGAACCCCGGCGGCGAGGACCTCCAGGACCTGGAACTCGAGACCGGCGAACCGGTCTACGAACGGGTCGCCGCGCTCGCCGACCTGTGGAACGAAAACGACAACGTCGGGCTCGTGGTGGGCGCGACCAAACCCGAGGAACTCGAGGAACTGCGCGAGCAGGTGCCCGACCTCCCGTTCCTCGTGCCGGGCATCGGCGCACAGGGCGGCGACGCCGAGGCGGCCGTCGAGTACGGCCTCGCGGGCGGCGTCGGGTTGGTCAACTCCTCGCGGGGGATCATTTTCGCCGGGGAGGATCGGGGCGAGGAGTTCGCGAAGGCGAGCGAACGGGCTGCAAAACGGCTCAAGAAGCGGTTGAACCGGCACCGGTAG
- a CDS encoding VOC family protein, with protein sequence MARQAPAAHHVGITVSDLETVLPFYRDTLGLEVVDRFEVAGEEFSVAVDVEDASARFAHLAADGSRIELVEYDPEARGSPAAGLNQPGAVHVGLSVDDLESFYRELPDDVRTISEPRTTESGTTICFLRDPEDNLIELLEA encoded by the coding sequence ATGGCACGCCAGGCCCCTGCCGCCCACCACGTCGGTATCACCGTCAGTGACCTCGAGACCGTCCTCCCGTTCTACCGCGATACGCTCGGTCTCGAGGTCGTCGACCGGTTCGAGGTCGCGGGCGAGGAGTTCTCCGTGGCCGTCGACGTCGAGGACGCGAGCGCCCGGTTCGCCCACCTCGCGGCCGACGGCTCCCGGATCGAACTCGTCGAGTACGACCCCGAGGCCCGCGGTTCGCCGGCCGCCGGTCTCAACCAGCCCGGCGCGGTCCACGTCGGCCTCTCGGTCGACGACCTCGAGTCGTTCTACCGCGAGTTGCCCGACGACGTCCGAACGATCAGCGAACCCCGGACGACCGAGAGCGGGACGACGATCTGTTTCCTCCGTGATCCGGAGGACAACCTGATCGAACTGCTCGAGGCCTGA
- a CDS encoding methylglyoxal synthase, with protein sequence MPRVALIAHDEKKPDLIEFVQDNEDLLDECELIATGTTGKRLLEETDLDIERKASGPLGGDLMIGAEVAEGILDGIVFLRDPLQAQPHEPDISALLRICDVHETPLATNLASAEYLVEGLAE encoded by the coding sequence ATGCCCCGCGTGGCTCTCATCGCCCACGACGAGAAGAAACCGGATCTGATCGAGTTCGTCCAGGACAACGAGGACCTGCTCGACGAGTGCGAACTGATCGCGACCGGTACCACCGGAAAGCGGCTGCTCGAGGAGACGGACCTCGACATCGAGCGCAAGGCGTCCGGACCGCTCGGCGGCGACCTGATGATCGGCGCGGAGGTCGCCGAGGGTATCCTCGATGGTATCGTCTTCCTCCGGGACCCGCTCCAGGCCCAGCCCCACGAGCCGGATATCTCCGCGCTGTTGCGGATCTGTGACGTCCACGAGACCCCGCTCGCGACCAACCTCGCGTCTGCCGAGTACCTCGTCGAGGGGCTCGCCGAGTGA
- a CDS encoding cation:proton antiporter regulatory subunit, translating into MTIYESDLPGVGKKYEVELENGERLVIVTHNTGKREVFTKADEDADSEKVFEASDRLARKIGTILEGAYFQPVRTDRVETMLSDETFIEWYGVDDDAQLAGVSIGDAEVRERTGVSVIAIQRDDELITPPTPETVIEPDDTVVVIGDREDCQEFERLLRESEV; encoded by the coding sequence ATGACCATCTACGAGAGCGACCTCCCCGGCGTCGGGAAGAAATACGAGGTCGAACTCGAAAACGGGGAACGACTGGTCATCGTGACCCACAATACGGGGAAACGGGAGGTCTTCACGAAAGCCGACGAGGACGCCGACAGCGAGAAGGTGTTCGAGGCGTCGGATCGGCTCGCGCGCAAGATCGGGACGATCCTCGAGGGGGCGTACTTCCAGCCGGTCCGGACCGACCGAGTCGAGACGATGCTGTCGGACGAGACGTTCATCGAGTGGTACGGGGTCGACGACGACGCCCAGCTGGCGGGCGTCTCGATCGGGGACGCGGAGGTCCGGGAGCGGACCGGCGTCTCGGTCATCGCGATCCAGCGCGATGACGAACTGATCACCCCGCCCACGCCGGAGACCGTCATCGAACCCGACGACACCGTCGTCGTCATCGGCGACCGGGAGGACTGTCAGGAGTTCGAACGACTGCTCCGCGAATCCGAGGTCTAA
- a CDS encoding cation:proton antiporter, translating to MAAESTALIDVGVLFAAVGFAGVIANRINQSVIPFYIFAGMALNPYVLGELPSVVANAVGQGFDPSVFGYDLLEAAGAIALTETDFIHLGAELGIVLLLFFLGLEFNLDRLIAARERIGKAGTVDLAVNFGVGLVLGWLLFRAFLPAFLTAGVVYISSSAIITKSLIDLGWIANNEADPMLGTLVYEDLFIAVYLAIATALVMGGGDVGEALGQIGVAVGFILVLLALVSFGTAWFQRSLETDTHEFLVLRALGITTLISGAALALGVSEAVAAFFVGMAFSSTGHVHDLENLLEPVRDTFAAVFFFWIGLLTDPGVFLDAFVLAAIAAAVVLTAPSKLVSGYLGGRIYELSERRSLRVGLGMTTRGEFSLIIASIAIGGAGIGLAEGTAEALYAFTVGYVLVMSILGTTLMQYSGRIESVVVPRLEARRETTAQPSDD from the coding sequence GTGGCTGCTGAATCGACCGCACTGATCGACGTTGGCGTCCTCTTCGCTGCAGTCGGCTTCGCAGGCGTGATCGCGAACCGGATCAATCAGTCGGTGATCCCGTTTTACATCTTCGCGGGAATGGCCCTGAACCCGTACGTCCTGGGAGAACTGCCGTCGGTCGTCGCGAACGCCGTCGGGCAGGGATTCGATCCCTCGGTCTTCGGCTACGACCTCCTCGAGGCGGCAGGCGCCATCGCGTTGACCGAAACTGACTTCATTCACCTCGGCGCCGAACTCGGGATCGTCCTCCTGCTTTTCTTCCTCGGCCTGGAGTTCAACCTCGATCGACTGATCGCGGCCAGAGAGCGGATCGGCAAGGCCGGCACCGTCGACCTCGCAGTCAACTTCGGCGTCGGACTGGTCCTCGGGTGGCTGCTGTTTCGCGCGTTCCTGCCCGCCTTTCTCACCGCCGGCGTCGTCTACATCTCCTCGAGTGCGATCATTACGAAGTCACTGATCGATCTGGGCTGGATCGCCAACAACGAGGCCGACCCGATGCTCGGGACGCTCGTCTACGAGGACCTGTTCATCGCGGTCTATCTGGCGATCGCCACGGCACTCGTCATGGGCGGCGGCGACGTCGGCGAGGCGCTGGGACAGATCGGCGTCGCAGTCGGATTCATCCTCGTATTGCTCGCTCTCGTCTCTTTCGGCACCGCGTGGTTCCAGCGCAGCCTGGAAACGGACACCCACGAATTCCTCGTCCTGCGGGCGCTCGGGATCACGACGCTGATCTCGGGTGCCGCACTCGCCCTGGGCGTTAGCGAAGCTGTCGCGGCCTTCTTCGTCGGGATGGCGTTTTCCTCGACCGGCCACGTCCACGACCTCGAGAACTTACTCGAGCCGGTCCGGGACACCTTCGCCGCGGTGTTTTTCTTCTGGATCGGACTGCTCACCGACCCCGGAGTGTTTCTCGACGCGTTCGTCCTGGCCGCGATCGCCGCCGCAGTCGTGCTGACGGCCCCGTCGAAGCTCGTGAGCGGCTACCTCGGCGGCCGGATCTACGAGCTGAGCGAACGCCGCTCGCTCCGGGTCGGGCTCGGGATGACGACCCGCGGCGAGTTCTCCCTGATCATCGCAAGCATCGCGATCGGCGGGGCCGGCATCGGCCTCGCCGAGGGGACTGCCGAGGCGCTGTACGCCTTCACCGTCGGCTACGTGCTCGTCATGAGCATCCTCGGGACGACGCTCATGCAGTACTCGGGCCGGATCGAGTCCGTCGTCGTGCCCCGCCTCGAGGCCCGCCGCGAGACGACGGCCCAGCCGAGCGACGACTGA
- a CDS encoding HAD family hydrolase produces the protein MIRAVVFDLDYTLAVPTRDRETILREAVDATGAPEITREEYLEVHGQHLTRESREPIFADLLEGRVDEDGGGDGNEDGDEDKDETEVGVVPERLAAAYRETIADALEPLPGVEAMIADLRGEYRVGLLTNGPVRAQRDKLETLGWEDAFDAALVTGELEAGKPDPRAFEAIAAELDVAPGETVYVGDDVEADVYGATNAGMAVVQVLLEDGPDPDPRAAAHVDQKAVATAIPEVVANLDTNRN, from the coding sequence ATGATACGGGCGGTCGTCTTCGACCTCGATTACACGCTCGCGGTACCGACCCGGGATCGCGAGACGATCCTGCGGGAGGCCGTCGACGCCACCGGCGCACCGGAGATCACGCGCGAGGAGTACCTCGAGGTCCACGGCCAGCACCTCACCCGCGAGAGCCGTGAACCGATCTTCGCGGACTTACTCGAGGGGAGAGTCGACGAGGACGGAGGTGGAGACGGGAACGAAGACGGGGACGAGGACAAGGACGAGACCGAGGTCGGAGTCGTCCCCGAACGGCTCGCCGCCGCCTATCGCGAGACGATCGCCGACGCCCTCGAGCCCCTCCCGGGCGTCGAAGCCATGATCGCGGACCTCAGAGGGGAGTACCGCGTCGGCCTGCTCACAAACGGCCCCGTCCGCGCCCAGCGGGACAAACTCGAGACCCTTGGCTGGGAGGACGCCTTCGACGCTGCGCTGGTCACCGGGGAACTCGAGGCTGGTAAACCCGATCCGCGCGCGTTCGAGGCGATCGCGGCCGAACTCGACGTCGCGCCCGGCGAGACGGTCTACGTCGGTGACGACGTCGAAGCGGACGTCTACGGGGCGACGAACGCAGGGATGGCGGTCGTGCAAGTGCTCCTCGAGGACGGCCCCGACCCGGACCCGCGAGCCGCGGCTCACGTCGACCAGAAAGCGGTCGCGACGGCGATACCGGAGGTCGTCGCGAATCTGGACACGAACCGTAATTAG